Proteins encoded in a region of the Bactrocera tryoni isolate S06 chromosome 4, CSIRO_BtryS06_freeze2, whole genome shotgun sequence genome:
- the LOC120774669 gene encoding putative gustatory receptor 39b, with protein sequence MEHELRHWLRLCMFFGIYQRQPKPAFAVARGALTLPTETHSCRRSAHSDKRRLLTLSHCHLCLIALTLCLGYVHGLRRCGGLPTLMLTWVASVILFSLQVLTNLLIIMETVRRRAQHAAFLQTLAAIEDALKLRLRVNVQKRALLHELRCLIGCFVLCSLVCLLLFIISTHWLNYIGFFWHGFWSILTMRVRIIQLLLYVRILQHYLECLYATLREIVAYRLAPEELLLDINYVRLASLDSLLAVKEIYTLIYRAFHMLNYFAGWSLFGIVNCYMFDVSCNVYWTLLSLDGYQNRRYYYVAGPVALLPLLAIVCYLCFLCERCQDLARRIAFLLNKLKIARTKQSLTPYRLVLQQLSAQIQVQQIEVTAQHFFVLELRLLMTVSDINLWS encoded by the exons ATGGAACACGAACTGCGGCACTGGCTTCGCTTGTGCATGTTCTTCGGTATTTACCAGCGACAACCTAAGCCAGCGTTTGCTGTGGCGAGAGGCGCACTTACTCTGCCAACGGAAACTCACAGCTGCCGGCGCAGCGCCCACAGTGACAAGCGCCGCCTGCTGACGCTATCGCATTGTCACCTCTGCCTCATAGCGCTGACGCTTTGCCTGGGCTACGTGCACGGCCTACGCCGCTGTGGCGGTCTGCCAACGCTGATGCTCACTTGGGTGGCCAGCGTCATACTCTTCAGCTTGCAAGTGCTCACCAATCTGCTGATAATTATGGAAACCGTACGCCGACGTGCGCAACACGCCGCCTTTTTGCAGACACTCGCGGCCATTGAAGACGCACTCAAGCTGCGTTTGCGTGTGAATGTGCAAAAGCGGGCGCTGCTGCACGAATTGCGCTGCCTGATCGGCTGTTTTGTGTTGTGCTCACTCGTTTGTCTGCTGCTCTTCATTATCAGCACGCATTGGTTGAACTACATTGGCTTCTTCTGGCATGGATTCTGGTCCATACTAACAATGCGTGTACGTATTatacaattgttgttgtacgtACGCATCTTGCAACACTATCTGGAGTGTCTCTACGCGACATTGCGTGAAATTGTGGCCTACCGCTTGGCGCCGGAGGAGTTGCTGCTCGATATCAACTACGTTAGATTGGCTTCGTTGGATTCGCTGTTGGCGGTCAAGGAGATTTACACGCTCATTTATCGCGCGTTTCATATGCTAAACTACTTTGCCGGCTGGTCACTCTTTGGCATTGTCAATTGTTATATGTTTGATGTGAGCTGCAATGTCTATTGGACGCTGCTAAGTTTGGATGGCTATCAGAATAGGCGCTACTATTACGTGGCGGGACCGGTGGCATTGCTACCGTTGCTCGCAATCGTTTGCTATTTGTGTTTTCTATGTGAAAGATGCCAGGATTTG GCGCGTCGCATCGCTTTCCtactaaataaactaaaaatagcGCGTACCAAGCAGTCACTGACGCCATATCGGCTGGTCTTGCAACAACTTTCCGCACAAATACAAGTACAACAAATCGAAGTAACGGCACAACACTTCTTTGTCTTGGAATTGCGTCTACTGATGACCGTAAGTGACATAAATCTGTGGTCATAA
- the LOC120774670 gene encoding putative gustatory receptor 2a yields the protein MDGGTDGEYFRMSENDVGHRLDYIQLMGIRVAHFVSVLEAFLQRHGQNTFIKQVREMDRIFECALNVDVENGPLRQKILRRGVVMILIFVSVEALKLLVYVLASGRNFSIYWLFYMLPFLICGVRYFQIFTAIMIVRHRLDKLVTAINELNLLNSKPKPADSSNTNIKFISQASTVNEITEYLKHQYDMENTDMKRLLIIRDLYNRLWELTATLNKDFGISILINVGNDFISITTNCYWIFLQFNTFSVSLENFMQISSNLIWSITHLFNVLMLAMLCERTVQRTTAIAMGLHRIETNIWNDNHNTVIEQFSLQLLHQKLAFSAAGFFDINCSLLYTIAGATTTYLIILIQFHMSDDK from the exons ATGGATGGTGGAAC TGACGGTGAATACTTTCGCATGTCGGAAAATGATGTCGGTCATAGATTAGACTACATACAATTGATGGGCATACGTGTGGCGCATTTTGTTTCAGTTTTGGAAGCATTTCTGCAGCGGCATGGTCAAAACACTTTCATAAAGCAAGTACGCGAAATGGATCGTATATTCGAATGTGCACTAAATGTAGACGTGGAAAATGG TCCCCTACGCCAGAAAATTTTGCGTCGCGGTGTCGTTATGATCCTTATATTTGTCAGCGTCGAAGCGTTGAAATTATTGGTATATGTTCTCGCTTCTGGTCGGAACTTCtctatatattggttattctATATGCTGCCTTTTTTAATTTGTGGAGTGcgttattttcaaatatttaccgCTATTATGATTGTGCGCCATCGCTTAGATAAACTAGTAACGGCCATTAATGAACTAAATCTGTTGAATAGCAAGCCGAAGCCGGCTGACAGTTcgaatacaaatataaaattcatatcACAAGCATCGACAGTCAACGAAATAACCGAGTACCTGAAACATCAGTACGATATGGAGAATACGGACATGAAGCGTTTGCTCATCATACGTGATCTCTACAATCGCTTGTGGGAGCTGACGGCCACACTCAACAAAGATTTTGGCATTTCAATATTGATTAATGTGGGTAATGACTTTATATCCATCACCACGAATTGTTATTGGATTTTTCTGCAATTCAATACTTTCTCAGTATCACTAGAAAATTTCATGCAAATCTCTAGCAACCTCATCTGGTCTATAACGCATCTCTTCAACGTACTAATGCTAGCAATGCTCTGTGAGCGAACGGTTCAGCGG ACTACGGCAATTGCTATGGGCCTACATCGCATTGAAACCAATATTTGGAACGACAACCATAACACCGTG ATCGAGCAATTCTCTTTACAACTCTTACATCAAAAGTTGGCCTTCTCAGCTGCTGGATTCTTTGATATCAATTGTTCATTACTATATACA atcGCTGGCGCTACAACCACATATCTGATAATACTAATACAGTTTCACATGAGCGAtgataaataa
- the LOC120774671 gene encoding uncharacterized protein LOC120774671, with protein sequence MLTNIVAYVESMCKTKHCQQLQRLEIEVDALLRNHTNNTETLEQTIWLKVFYSMLLQFVYDILQLVLAYKCYMSPVFYYVVPMLAIERARYAQISVTIERQNERARSLIALLRVLVKANRPKHKYTSDVWQPYAAWEYESLNFLRLLQGRLCELYQCVGDCYGWSITVLLFTTFFSVVANIFWCIEILSRGSHLGQFMYDALTMLRLSTLAVILLITAEKTRQYNMQISGFIFKLSKPLGNKAYNDLVSDFSLQCLHQPFMINVKGFFRLNLPLLGDNRQFAQEAMPMLNKCLLSLSTVPCIECGKEAEFVSREVDRFLKAYKVVPSH encoded by the exons ATGCTAACGAACATAGTGGCCTACGTCGAATCCATGTGTAAGACAAAACACTGCCAGCAGCTTCAACGTCTGGAAATTGAGGTGGATGCATTACTACGAAACCATACCAATAATACGGAGACGTTAGAGCAAACAATCTGGCTCAAAGTATTCTACAGTATGCTTTTGCAATTCGTATACGATATCCTACAGCTCGTGCTTGCCTACAAATGCTACATGTCGCCGGTATTTTACTACGTAGTGCCAATGTTGGCAATCGAACGAGCGCGTTATGCACAAATCTCGGTTACGATTGAGCGTCAAAATGAACGCGCACGCAGTTTGATCGCTTTGCTACGGGTGCTGGTGAAAGCTAATCGTCCGAAACATAAATACACTAGTGATGTGTGGCAACCCTATGCGGCGTGGGAATATGAAAGCCTAAACTTTTTACGTCTGCTGCAAGGACGCCTCTGTGAGTTGTACCAATGTGTGGGCGATTGCTATGGTTGGTCCATTACGGTTTTGCTATTTACTACGTTCTTCTCTGTGGTAGCcaacattttttggtgcatTGAAATCTTAAGCCGTGGTTCTCATTTGGGACAGTTCATGTACGACGCGTTGACAATGTTGAGGTTAAGTACTTTAGCCGTGATATTGTTGATCACTGCTGAGAAAACGAGGCAATAC AATATGCAAATAAGCGGCTTTATCTTTAAGTTGTCGAAACCGCTCGGCAATAAAGCTTACAACGATCTCGTCTCCGATTTCTCACTACAATGTCTACATCAGCCATTTATGATAaatgtaaaaggatttttcAGATTGAATTTACCGTTACTAGGTGAT aaccggcagtttgcgcaagagGCTATGCCCATGTTGAACAAGTGCTTGCTGAGCCTAAGTACAGTACCCTGTATAGAGTGCGGTAAGGAGGCGGAATTTGTCTCGAGGGAAGTTGATCGTTTCCTTAAAGCTTACAAGGTTGTACCCTCCCATTAG
- the LOC120774672 gene encoding uncharacterized protein LOC120774672: MDPLERCIKCFLQSVFVIFVIIPAGQTPLVLNVLYRIAWLIFLLYYSYLPVMLRCWVRLFLSVGSAIIYMFCIVESTLKWRKYGRIVHKLRTIDDLITRKFKVNLVQRRRFSYLKSRILPLLIILIICEIIKLLMLKRLNFSYWFTLTIVTGLRLRYFHIIVILCDFNERLCLLCEALKRLKAYNGSGLNLECAAWRRNNRWEFAQLNMLRLIHGRIYELLQIINEHVGWSMTLIAQATLFEFVCYTYWCLTYKLVNMGMSAVIFNFVTIFSLGCLHYQWFRQADRVKQNGEKIAAITTQLYKPCDDKRYNDLLLVFLIQTMHQKFMVTTKGFHIIDLKNLATTIHVFANYLVFLLQFTYTSPRR; the protein is encoded by the exons ATGGATCCGCTGGAGAGATGTATTAAGTGTTTTCTACAGTCGGTTTTCGTTATATTCGTCATAATACCCGCGGGCCAAACGCCACTGGTGCTAAATGTTTTGTATCGCATTGCTTGGTTAATATTCCTTTTATACTACAGTTACTTGCCCGTTATGTTGCGTTGTTGGGTGCGCCTGTTTCTCTCCGTCGGCTCCGCAATAATCTATATGTTTTGCATAGTGGAGAGTACGCTGAAATGGCGAAAATATGGACGCATAGTCCACAAACTTCGTACAATTGATGATTTGATAACAAGGAAATTTAAAGTGAACTTGGTCCAACGAAGACGTTTTAGTTATCTCAAATCACGCATACTGCCTCTACTTATAATACTAATCATTTGTGAGATTATTAAATTGCTTATGCTGAAGCGCTTAAATTTCAGCTATTGGTTTACGCTAACGATTGTTACGGGTCTACGTCTACGTTATTTCCATATAATCGTCATTTTGTGTGACTTCAATGAACGTCTGTGTCTATTATGTGAGGCCTTGAAACGGCTGAAAGCTTACAATGGCTCTGGTCTAAACTTAGAGTGTGCCGCATGGCGTCGCAACAATCGCTGGGAGTTCGCACAGCTGAATATGTTGCGCTTGATCCACGGACGCATCTATGAATTGCTGCAGATCATCAACGAACATGTCGGTTGGTCCATGACTCTGATCGCGCAGGCAACTTTGTTTGAATTCGTTTGTTACACATATTGGTGTCTGACGTATAAGTTGGTGAATATGGGCATGAGCGCAGTGATCTTTAATTTCGTTACAATTTTCTCGTTGGGCTGTCTACACTACCAATGGTTTCGGCAGGCAGATAGAGTCAAACAGAAT GGTGAAAAGATCGCTGCTATTACAACTCAACTTTATAAACCGTGCGACGATAAACGCTACAATGATCTACTACTCGTATTCCTGATACAAACCATGCATCAAAAGTTTATGGTGACAACGAAGGGGTTTCATAtaattgatttgaaaaatttagcaaCG ACTATTCATGTCTTCGCCAATTATCTGGTGTTCTTGCTACAATTTACATATACCTCGCCCAGACGTTAG
- the LOC120774673 gene encoding gustatory receptor 23a-like: protein MGGLMYNLLFIAQMVAHISILLESFFMDSKREETTKIYKEFEKRFNKEFGRKHAYSDFSSESCLSSILSVLIIMVNVSFKIYSFYIYRLTLKNTLFVWHTLPNALAVQFRILELILSTTVLNEYAIILCSKLNEMGERNISRVFGHYLRGLPVSKGCIIRVMPQTLRPSEEADEQKLRVYKKFYGDIYNMFKIINESHGWSLLAFMIMYFIYFTINSYWVIFSLIARLREHDTLIRNLGFLVVVVTLLWILCWQSQNSQEQSRQIGCIMFKLVKPLGNKSYNDLVTDFSLQTLHQQYIITAKEFFNLNLTLLGSMVASIVTYLVILIQFMFAEKNKADRNAILSSIANNENYTATGNN from the exons ATGGGTGGACTCATGTACAACCTACTCTTCATAGCCCAAATGGTTGCACATATTTCGATTCTACTCGAATCGTTCTTTATGGACTCCAAACGGGAGGAAACAACAAAGATTTACAAGGAGTTTGAAAAGCGTTTCAATAAAGAATTTGGTCGTAAGCACGCCTATAGCGATTTCAGTAGTGAGAGTTGCCTTTCATCAATACTCAGCGTGCTTATTATAATGGTTAATGTTTCGTTTAAAATATACTCGTTTTATATATATCGGTTGACGCTGAAGAATACCTTATTTGTTTGGCATACCTTACCGAATGCCTTGGCGGTGCAATTTCGCATTTTAGAACTTATATTATCCACAACGGTGCTGAATGAATATGCCATTATATTGTGTAGCAAACTCAATGAAATGGGTGAACGAAATATAAGTCGTGTCTTTGGCCACTATCTACGCGGTTTGCCAGTGTCCAAGGGATGTATTATACGTGTTATGCCACAGACATTGCGGCCCAGCGAGGAAGCTGATGAGCAGAAGTTGCGcgtgtataaaaaattttatggcgatatttataatatgtttaAGATAATCAATGAGAGTCACGGTTGGTCCCTGTTGGCGTTTATGATAatgtatttcatatattttactataaacTCCTATTGGGTAATATTTTCGCTAATTGCACGATTGAGAGAGCATGATACGCTCATTAGAAATCTAGGGTTTCTGGTGGTTGTAGTGACATTGCTCTGGATCTTGTGTTGGCAAAGTCAAAACAGTCAGGAACAG AGTCGCCAGATCGGCTGTATTATGTTCAAACTCGTGAAACCACTGGGTAATAAGAGCTACAACGATTTGGTTACTGATTTTTCATTGCAAACTTTACATCAACAATATATAATTACCGCAAAAGAATTCTTCAATTTGAATTTAACTCTTTTGGGCAGT ATGGTTGCGTCCATCGTCACATATCTGGTCATACTTATTCAGTTTATGTTCGCCGAGAAGAATAAAGCGGATCGGAATGCGATACTGAGCAGCATTGCGAATAATGAGAACTACACAGCAACCGGGAACAACTGA